A genome region from Bombilactobacillus bombi includes the following:
- a CDS encoding tetratricopeptide repeat protein: MSFSEKALTAYSSGDVLQAQDFVHQALKQDNDDELFSLAENLTAIGITDAAKTIYKQLLQKYPNEDILKIDLAEILISDNKIDQATDLLEQVSPESSDYLSALLVSADLYQTIGLYEVSEQKLQTALKLAPTEPVIQFALAELYFVENKFAQAEVFYEKLINQGQKNFSGISLIQRLASAYAGEGKYEQAAQEYQLVPLETMTADNQANYATVAIELKNFSTAQKILDNLLTTTPDYSAGYNLAVKVAIQQQDYQLAVKQAQIGLGYDPFNQELYQLGSQAALKTGNFQQAKDLLIQGIEQVADNSELIISLSNLYLQIEDHQANLDLLNKYHQELADQPRFYWNLARSENALEQFDQALKDMLNVYQQYQDNAFYLKDLINILRQKSQPQLLQAATKRYLQLVPNDEEINELEQELSDLDDN; encoded by the coding sequence ATGTCTTTTTCTGAAAAAGCTTTAACGGCATATAGCAGTGGTGATGTTTTACAGGCTCAAGATTTTGTGCACCAAGCCCTTAAACAAGACAATGATGATGAGTTATTTTCTTTAGCAGAAAATCTAACTGCTATTGGTATTACAGATGCAGCAAAAACTATTTATAAGCAATTACTGCAGAAGTATCCTAACGAAGATATTTTAAAAATTGATTTAGCAGAAATTTTAATTTCGGATAATAAAATTGATCAGGCAACTGATTTATTAGAGCAAGTAAGTCCTGAATCGTCAGACTATTTGTCTGCTTTACTGGTTAGTGCTGATTTATATCAGACAATTGGTTTATATGAAGTCAGTGAACAAAAGTTACAAACAGCTTTGAAATTGGCTCCTACCGAACCAGTTATCCAATTTGCTTTAGCTGAACTATATTTTGTTGAAAATAAATTTGCTCAAGCAGAAGTTTTTTATGAAAAATTAATTAATCAAGGACAAAAAAATTTCTCTGGTATTTCTTTAATCCAACGGTTAGCCTCTGCATATGCAGGTGAAGGGAAATATGAGCAAGCTGCTCAAGAATACCAACTAGTACCTTTAGAGACTATGACTGCGGATAATCAAGCTAATTATGCCACAGTGGCAATTGAATTAAAAAATTTTTCTACTGCCCAAAAGATACTCGATAATTTGTTGACAACAACTCCAGATTATTCAGCTGGTTATAATTTGGCCGTTAAAGTTGCTATTCAGCAACAAGATTATCAATTAGCAGTTAAACAAGCGCAAATTGGTTTAGGGTATGATCCTTTTAATCAAGAGTTATATCAATTAGGTTCACAGGCAGCTTTGAAAACTGGCAATTTTCAACAAGCAAAAGACTTGTTAATTCAGGGTATTGAACAAGTAGCAGATAATAGTGAACTTATCATCTCTTTGAGCAATCTATATTTACAGATAGAAGATCATCAAGCTAATCTAGATTTATTAAATAAATACCATCAAGAGCTAGCTGACCAACCTCGCTTTTATTGGAATTTGGCCCGTTCTGAAAATGCTTTGGAACAGTTTGATCAAGCTTTAAAAGATATGTTAAATGTTTATCAACAATATCAAGATAATGCCTTTTATTTAAAAGATTTAATTAATATTTTACGGCAAAAATCGCAACCTCAATTGTTACAAGCAGCCACTAAACGTTATTTGCAATTAGTTCCTAACGATGAAGAAATTAATGAATTAGAGCAAGAATTGAGTGATTTAGATGATAATTAA
- a CDS encoding HU family DNA-binding protein, with translation MANKAELIQSVAEKTGLTKKDSTAAVDAVFSTIQDNLVKGEKVQLIGFGNFEVRHRAARKGRNPQTNAEITIPASKVPAFKPGKTLKDAVK, from the coding sequence TTGGCAAATAAAGCAGAATTAATTCAAAGTGTTGCAGAAAAAACTGGTTTAACTAAGAAGGATTCTACAGCAGCTGTTGATGCAGTATTTAGTACTATTCAAGATAACTTAGTTAAGGGCGAAAAGGTTCAATTAATCGGCTTTGGAAACTTTGAAGTACGTCATCGTGCTGCTCGTAAGGGCCGTAACCCACAAACTAATGCAGAAATTACAATTCCTGCAAGTAAAGTACCAGCCTTCAAACCTGGTAAAACATTGAAGGATGCAGTTAAATAA
- the der gene encoding ribosome biogenesis GTPase Der: MVLPVVALVGRPNVGKSTIFNRIISQRLSIVEDTPGVTRDRIYAHGEWVGKEFSIIDTGGITLDDQTLNKEITGQAEIAIEEADVVVMIVDARVGVTPEDEIVAKILYKSHKPIVLAVNKADNLDQRQDIYDFYMLGLGEPFAVSGVHGTGMGDLLDEIVKKLPAQSEEKADDSIKFSFIGRPNVGKSSLVNAILGEKRVIVSQMEGTTRDAIDTSFVNEVDGQSFTMIDTAGIRKRGKVYENTEKYSVLRAMRSIDRSDVVVMVLDGEQGIREQDKRVAGYAHEAGRGVIIAVNKWDAVIHKDQKTMQEFTDYIRKEFRYLNYAPIIFVSALKHQRLEQIVELVMTINENQKRRIQSSLLNELLLKATAIAPAPTVKNKRLRLYYLTQVATTPPTFVVFVNDPDLFHFSYERFIINQLRTTFDFTGTPIKIIARKRK, from the coding sequence ATGGTATTACCAGTTGTGGCCTTAGTAGGCCGACCAAATGTAGGTAAATCAACAATTTTTAATCGAATTATCAGCCAACGACTCTCAATTGTTGAAGATACACCGGGAGTAACTCGTGATCGTATTTATGCGCATGGAGAATGGGTTGGCAAAGAGTTTAGTATAATTGATACCGGTGGAATTACACTTGATGACCAAACTTTAAATAAAGAAATTACTGGTCAAGCTGAAATTGCTATTGAAGAAGCGGATGTTGTGGTGATGATTGTTGATGCCCGTGTTGGTGTTACACCAGAAGACGAAATTGTTGCTAAAATTTTATATAAATCACATAAGCCAATAGTTTTAGCAGTTAATAAGGCTGATAATTTAGACCAACGTCAAGATATCTATGATTTTTATATGTTGGGTTTAGGTGAACCATTTGCTGTTTCCGGGGTACATGGTACAGGAATGGGTGATTTGCTTGATGAAATTGTCAAAAAATTACCTGCACAATCGGAAGAAAAGGCGGATGATTCAATTAAGTTCAGTTTTATCGGGCGACCCAATGTAGGTAAATCATCTTTGGTAAATGCGATTTTAGGTGAAAAACGCGTTATCGTTTCACAAATGGAAGGTACTACTCGCGATGCAATTGATACCAGCTTTGTTAATGAAGTGGACGGGCAATCATTTACGATGATTGATACTGCTGGGATTCGAAAACGTGGCAAAGTTTATGAAAATACCGAAAAATATTCAGTCTTACGTGCAATGCGTTCAATCGATCGTAGCGATGTAGTAGTGATGGTGTTAGATGGTGAGCAGGGTATTCGTGAACAAGATAAACGTGTAGCTGGTTATGCACATGAAGCCGGACGTGGTGTCATTATTGCTGTTAATAAATGGGATGCGGTAATCCATAAAGATCAAAAAACAATGCAAGAGTTTACCGATTATATACGTAAAGAATTTCGATATCTTAATTATGCACCTATTATTTTTGTTTCAGCACTCAAACACCAGCGCCTCGAACAAATAGTCGAATTAGTTATGACAATTAATGAAAATCAAAAGCGAAGAATTCAGTCGTCATTATTAAACGAACTATTATTAAAGGCTACAGCAATTGCACCTGCTCCTACTGTAAAGAATAAACGTTTGCGCCTTTATTATTTAACACAAGTAGCTACTACACCTCCAACTTTTGTTGTTTTTGTAAATGATCCCGATTTATTTCATTTTTCTTATGAACGATTTATCATCAATCAATTGCGTACAACCTTTGATTTTACTGGTACGCCAATTAAAATTATTGCTCGAAAACGGAAGTAA
- the rpsA gene encoding 30S ribosomal protein S1, translating into MAEEHSSTNPMEQALDSFNQVQIGDIVEAEVLSIDDGQLVVGIDNSGVEGVVPLKELTADRKADIHDLAHVGDKLELLVVRPSASDKEDGSFILSKRRIENKKAYEKMAAIKDNDETVTGKVTGTVKSGLLVDISGLRGFIPASMISDHFVRDLNPYVGKELTLKVIEVNRAKNRLVLSHKEIDAEQKAAKQSEVFAKILPGDVLEAKVSRLTNFGAFIDLGGVDGLVHISQISYQHIDKPSDVLQPGQDVKVKVLDVDKDRGRISLSIKATQPGPWETVAEKISVGDEVDGTIRRLTDFGAFVEVLPGVEGLVHVSQISWDRVNKPSDVLKVGQKVHMKVLNVEPDKRRLGLSIKALIDNPHESKKPKEAASPEPSNYKLPDEERGFSLGDIIGNNKLNK; encoded by the coding sequence ATGGCTGAAGAGCATAGCAGCACAAATCCGATGGAGCAGGCTTTGGATAGCTTTAATCAAGTACAAATAGGTGATATTGTCGAAGCAGAGGTTTTGTCAATCGATGATGGTCAATTAGTTGTAGGAATTGATAATTCCGGAGTTGAAGGGGTAGTACCACTCAAAGAATTAACTGCTGATCGTAAAGCTGATATTCATGATTTAGCACACGTTGGAGATAAATTAGAATTATTGGTTGTACGGCCATCTGCCAGTGACAAAGAAGACGGAAGCTTTATTTTATCTAAGCGCCGGATTGAAAATAAAAAAGCCTATGAAAAAATGGCTGCCATAAAAGATAATGATGAAACAGTTACTGGTAAAGTTACTGGAACTGTCAAAAGCGGCTTATTGGTTGACATTAGTGGTTTACGGGGATTTATTCCAGCGTCAATGATTTCTGATCATTTTGTTCGTGATTTAAATCCTTACGTTGGTAAAGAATTGACTTTAAAAGTGATTGAAGTTAATCGTGCTAAGAATAGACTAGTTTTGTCTCATAAAGAAATCGATGCTGAACAAAAAGCAGCTAAACAATCTGAAGTATTTGCCAAGATTTTGCCTGGTGATGTACTAGAAGCTAAAGTGTCGCGTTTAACTAATTTTGGTGCATTTATTGATTTAGGTGGTGTTGATGGCTTAGTGCATATTTCTCAAATCTCCTATCAACATATTGATAAGCCAAGCGATGTTTTACAACCCGGACAAGATGTTAAAGTTAAGGTACTTGATGTTGATAAAGATCGTGGTCGGATTTCATTATCAATTAAAGCAACTCAACCAGGACCTTGGGAAACTGTTGCCGAAAAAATTAGTGTTGGTGATGAAGTCGATGGAACAATTCGTCGGTTAACAGATTTTGGTGCTTTTGTCGAAGTTTTACCTGGAGTTGAAGGCTTAGTACACGTTTCACAAATTTCTTGGGATCGTGTTAATAAGCCGAGTGATGTTTTAAAAGTTGGACAAAAAGTTCACATGAAGGTATTAAATGTTGAGCCAGACAAGCGACGCTTGGGTCTTTCTATTAAGGCTTTAATAGATAATCCACATGAAAGTAAAAAGCCAAAAGAAGCTGCTTCTCCTGAACCATCAAATTATAAGTTGCCAGATGAAGAACGAGGTTTTTCTTTAGGTGATATTATCGGTAATAATAAACTTAATAAATAA
- the cmk gene encoding (d)CMP kinase, translating to MQIAIDGPASAGKSTIAKIIAAKLNYVYTDTGAMYRAATWLARQNKIDYSDADGIAKLIKQFPISFRVESDKQHVLVAGHDISEDIRQPQISKNVSQVAALASVRDLLVQQQRQIAQENDVVMDGRDIGTTVLPDAQVKIFLVASVQERAHRRYLENKTRGIETPLSTIEDEIAARDYKDSHRQISPLKKASDAIEVDTTKLEINQVVEEILKIIHNKTNNQ from the coding sequence ATGCAGATTGCAATTGATGGTCCCGCTTCGGCGGGAAAAAGTACAATTGCTAAGATTATTGCCGCTAAGTTAAACTATGTTTATACTGACACTGGAGCAATGTATCGTGCTGCAACTTGGTTGGCTCGCCAAAATAAAATTGATTATAGTGATGCTGATGGCATTGCAAAATTAATTAAACAATTTCCTATTTCGTTTCGTGTTGAATCTGACAAACAACATGTCTTAGTAGCTGGCCATGATATTAGTGAGGACATTCGACAACCACAAATAAGCAAGAATGTTTCACAAGTAGCAGCATTAGCATCAGTTCGAGATTTATTAGTTCAGCAACAGCGCCAAATTGCTCAAGAAAACGACGTAGTTATGGATGGTCGTGATATTGGAACCACAGTTTTACCTGATGCGCAAGTGAAGATTTTTTTAGTCGCTAGTGTGCAGGAACGAGCTCACCGACGTTATTTAGAAAATAAGACTCGGGGAATTGAGACACCATTGTCGACTATTGAAGATGAAATTGCCGCACGAGATTATAAAGATTCTCACCGACAAATTTCACCCTTAAAAAAGGCGTCAGATGCGATAGAAGTTGATACTACAAAGTTAGAAATTAACCAAGTGGTTGAAGAAATATTAAAAATCATTCATAATAAAACAAATAATCAGTGA
- a CDS encoding LysM peptidoglycan-binding domain-containing protein, producing MSDKDPKLWESTFGEDSDAEKEEQLSRVRQKKSQHSNKLLVWSLFIILLVVMFLPIIGQKFSANHDKSSIDSVNQVAVSSKTKKASKPKAKKQKAKKVVSKLDEQKKPAEANQVTKPDENQAQAQQQQSQVSEQNNQQQQQPAAASQNQQDAGQYYVVQARDNAYRIALNHGLTTAQLYQLNGISSGTVLRPGMQLRVK from the coding sequence ATGAGTGACAAGGATCCTAAACTTTGGGAATCAACTTTTGGTGAGGATTCCGATGCTGAAAAAGAAGAGCAACTATCACGTGTTCGACAAAAAAAGAGTCAACATAGTAATAAATTGTTGGTTTGGAGTTTATTTATTATTTTGCTAGTAGTGATGTTTTTGCCTATTATTGGTCAAAAATTTTCGGCTAATCATGATAAATCATCTATTGATAGTGTAAATCAAGTTGCCGTCAGCTCTAAGACTAAAAAGGCTTCTAAGCCTAAAGCAAAAAAACAAAAAGCTAAAAAAGTTGTTTCCAAGCTAGATGAACAAAAAAAGCCAGCAGAAGCTAATCAAGTGACTAAACCTGATGAAAATCAAGCACAGGCTCAACAACAACAAAGCCAAGTATCTGAACAAAATAATCAGCAGCAACAACAGCCAGCTGCTGCTAGTCAAAATCAACAAGATGCTGGTCAATATTATGTAGTGCAAGCACGTGATAATGCCTATCGAATTGCATTAAATCATGGATTAACGACTGCGCAATTATATCAATTAAATGGTATTTCTAGTGGTACAGTTTTACGTCCAGGAATGCAATTGCGAGTAAAATAA
- a CDS encoding pseudouridine synthase, translating into METEQRLQKIIANAGVTSRRKAEDLITSGRVRVNGQIVRELGSKFTKHDRVEVDGVPIEKDPKIYILFYKPRGVISSVNDEKNRKVVTDYFTEIIDARIYPVGRLDYDTSGLLLMTNDGELTNHLLHPRNKIDKIYVAKVAGIIQSHDLEKLRHGVIVNGRKTAAAKAELISVDQRKKTSIVRLTIHEGMNHQVKQMFKQIGSQVLKLKREQIGFLTLQGLTAGDWRFLKHEEIKALKKL; encoded by the coding sequence ATGGAAACAGAACAAAGATTACAAAAAATCATTGCTAACGCTGGAGTAACTTCAAGACGAAAAGCAGAAGATTTAATTACTTCAGGTCGTGTGCGGGTTAATGGTCAAATTGTCCGTGAACTAGGCTCTAAATTTACTAAGCATGATCGCGTTGAAGTAGATGGAGTCCCAATAGAAAAAGATCCTAAAATTTATATTTTGTTTTATAAGCCACGGGGTGTTATTAGTTCAGTTAATGATGAAAAAAACCGTAAAGTGGTCACAGATTATTTTACAGAAATAATTGATGCGCGAATTTATCCTGTAGGTCGTCTAGATTATGACACTTCAGGTCTTTTACTAATGACCAATGATGGGGAGTTAACTAATCATTTGCTTCATCCACGCAATAAGATAGATAAAATTTATGTAGCTAAAGTAGCTGGGATTATTCAGTCCCATGATTTAGAAAAGTTACGTCATGGTGTGATTGTTAATGGAAGAAAAACTGCAGCTGCCAAGGCTGAATTAATTTCAGTTGATCAGCGCAAAAAAACATCAATTGTTAGATTAACAATCCACGAAGGAATGAATCATCAAGTTAAGCAAATGTTTAAGCAGATTGGTTCTCAAGTTCTAAAATTAAAGCGTGAGCAAATTGGTTTTTTAACATTGCAAGGGTTAACAGCCGGAGATTGGCGATTTTTGAAACATGAAGAAATTAAGGCCTTAAAAAAATTATAA
- the scpB gene encoding SMC-Scp complex subunit ScpB: MQLDQEIIAILYTAGEQGVDLASLTEVLQTDSAAIRQHLEQLQQQLANDNTAALSIQQYGKYYKLLTKPQYQSLVIKFLKNEQATNLSQAALEVLAIVAYRQPITRIEIDTIRGVKNSSGTIQTLQARQMIKTKGRKEAPGRPIMYATTEEFLDYFGLRSLADLPDLQEFENRIQEQPVNLDLFSEN, translated from the coding sequence ATGCAATTAGATCAAGAAATTATAGCTATCTTATATACAGCTGGTGAGCAAGGAGTCGATTTGGCTTCTTTAACAGAAGTTCTTCAAACTGATAGCGCGGCTATTCGGCAACATCTGGAACAATTACAACAGCAATTAGCCAATGATAATACAGCTGCTTTAAGCATTCAACAATACGGTAAGTATTATAAGTTATTAACGAAACCCCAATATCAATCTTTAGTGATTAAATTTTTAAAAAATGAGCAGGCAACTAATTTAAGCCAAGCCGCTTTAGAAGTATTAGCCATTGTAGCTTATCGTCAGCCAATAACAAGAATTGAGATTGACACTATTCGCGGAGTTAAAAATAGTAGTGGAACAATTCAAACTTTGCAAGCAAGACAAATGATTAAAACTAAAGGTCGCAAAGAAGCACCCGGACGTCCTATCATGTACGCTACTACGGAAGAATTTCTGGATTATTTTGGCCTTCGTTCTTTAGCTGATTTACCTGATTTGCAAGAATTTGAAAATAGAATTCAAGAACAACCGGTTAATCTTGATTTATTTTCTGAAAATTAG
- a CDS encoding segregation and condensation protein A: MEKLQLILSDFQGPLDLLLHLIKQAKIDIYDIPIADITQQYIKYLHQMNFLQLDIAGDYLVMASTLMRIKSQMLLPKSPLLEAENSVEEPPDDPRSDLVAQLLTYQTFKSISQTFKTLENHRQMLHAKSLSTLPNLSGIPLKPGVKTTNDLAVTMADLLQRAYTHLEKSATVEEEQISIAQAQTDIIDQLQECTKATFSELLHQSSTIEEVVTKFIALLELIKEQSINVQQLNYQADIIVTLR, from the coding sequence ATGGAAAAACTGCAATTAATATTGTCGGATTTTCAAGGACCCTTAGATTTACTTTTGCATTTAATTAAACAAGCTAAAATTGATATTTATGATATTCCGATTGCTGATATAACTCAGCAATATATTAAATATTTACATCAAATGAATTTTTTACAGTTAGATATTGCAGGTGATTATTTAGTAATGGCATCGACTTTGATGCGTATTAAAAGTCAAATGCTTTTACCAAAATCGCCATTATTAGAAGCAGAAAATTCCGTAGAAGAACCACCAGATGATCCACGTAGCGATTTAGTGGCACAGTTATTAACTTATCAAACTTTTAAAAGTATTTCACAAACGTTTAAAACCTTGGAAAATCATCGACAAATGCTCCATGCTAAATCACTTTCAACTTTACCCAATCTTTCTGGCATTCCTCTGAAACCGGGAGTGAAAACAACTAATGATTTGGCTGTCACGATGGCTGACTTATTGCAAAGAGCATATACACATTTAGAAAAATCCGCGACAGTAGAAGAAGAACAAATTTCTATTGCCCAAGCACAAACCGATATTATAGACCAACTGCAAGAATGTACCAAGGCTACTTTTAGTGAACTATTACATCAGAGCTCAACAATTGAAGAAGTGGTAACAAAGTTTATTGCACTGCTAGAATTAATTAAAGAGCAGTCAATTAACGTACAACAATTAAACTACCAAGCAGATATTATAGTTACATTGAGGTAA
- a CDS encoding N-acetyltransferase, whose amino-acid sequence MLVKYSDNYQKIVMGFMSYIPELKDLDHLKMELRLYTTDDKHQLLLYKNESGNFSGIIALEIQQQIVMVRYISLSPSERSTNNIFQVLDEVQKYYQQATIMGSIEITPLILAWKQSKRAN is encoded by the coding sequence ATGTTAGTCAAATATAGTGATAATTATCAAAAAATAGTAATGGGTTTTATGTCTTATATCCCAGAGCTAAAAGATTTAGACCATTTAAAAATGGAACTGAGACTGTATACCACTGATGATAAGCATCAGTTATTACTTTACAAAAATGAAAGTGGCAATTTTAGTGGAATTATTGCACTAGAAATTCAACAACAAATTGTAATGGTTCGTTATATATCCTTGAGTCCGTCCGAAAGATCAACTAATAATATTTTTCAGGTATTGGATGAAGTGCAAAAGTATTATCAGCAAGCCACAATTATGGGTTCAATTGAAATAACACCTTTAATTTTAGCCTGGAAACAATCAAAGCGAGCAAATTAA
- the xerD gene encoding site-specific tyrosine recombinase XerD, whose translation MTDTVQDFARYLRLERGLAANTVTAYTQDLLEFTEYLQKQKITNFPESYFTIINFLASQLQAQKAQNSLARMTSALRQFYRWLLKTKQIDQDPMLEIDSPKMGAHLPTTLSETEVVQLLKQPNIKTPLGVRDRAILETMYATGVRVSELANLKLNSLHLDLGLIRVIGKGNKERLIPIGDIAQQWLEQYLQTTRINLVNKYHHVHNIVFVNFHGNPITRQAIWDLIKKYVQQADIQKNVTPHTLRHTFATHLLEHGADLRVVQELLGHSDISTTQIYTHLSQKRMLEVYHQTHPRA comes from the coding sequence ATGACCGATACAGTGCAAGATTTTGCACGTTATTTACGTCTGGAACGGGGATTGGCTGCTAACACAGTAACGGCCTATACACAAGATTTATTAGAATTTACTGAATACTTGCAAAAACAAAAAATCACTAATTTTCCAGAAAGCTATTTTACAATTATTAATTTTTTAGCTTCGCAATTACAAGCACAAAAAGCGCAAAACTCTTTGGCTAGGATGACTTCCGCTTTACGTCAATTTTATCGTTGGCTGTTAAAAACCAAACAAATTGACCAAGATCCAATGTTGGAAATTGACTCGCCTAAAATGGGAGCTCATTTACCAACAACTCTGTCGGAGACTGAAGTTGTACAGCTTTTAAAACAACCAAATATCAAAACACCTTTGGGAGTGCGTGATCGTGCTATTTTAGAAACGATGTATGCTACGGGTGTACGGGTTAGTGAATTAGCTAATTTGAAATTAAATAGTTTGCATTTAGATTTAGGATTAATTAGAGTGATAGGTAAAGGCAATAAAGAACGTCTAATTCCTATTGGAGATATTGCACAGCAATGGTTAGAACAGTATCTTCAAACCACTAGAATAAATTTAGTGAACAAATATCATCATGTACACAATATAGTATTTGTTAATTTTCATGGCAATCCTATTACTCGGCAAGCAATTTGGGACCTTATCAAAAAGTATGTTCAACAAGCTGACATCCAAAAAAACGTCACCCCGCATACTTTGCGGCATACCTTTGCCACCCATTTACTAGAGCATGGTGCCGATTTACGAGTAGTTCAAGAATTGTTAGGTCATAGTGATATTTCAACAACTCAAATTTATACACATTTGTCTCAAAAACGGATGTTAGAAGTCTATCACCAAACACATCCGCGAGCATAG
- a CDS encoding S1 RNA-binding domain-containing protein, with amino-acid sequence MELQQLLGTIQTGKIIDQNDQFYFVSINGLTFQLDKTELEQPVQQVQGFLYENQSHHLTITTNIPQIGKHRYGFGNVVEVRTDLGVFVDIGLKDKDIVVSLDDLPEMKSLWPKKGDRLFIAIKVDHKNRMWGQLAEGGVFQQISRRPQASLKNTNVTATVYRLKLSGTFVITSDYYLGFIHPSERDREPRLGEVVQGRVIGMSFDHLNLSLKPRSYEEITPDAEMLLAVLQHQPQGTIGFNDKSSPEDIKQYFGISKGNFKRAVGHLLKKRLITQDEEGLHLVKND; translated from the coding sequence TTGGAACTACAACAATTGTTAGGTACCATTCAAACAGGAAAAATTATTGACCAAAATGATCAATTTTATTTTGTTTCAATAAATGGTCTAACTTTTCAACTGGATAAAACTGAACTAGAACAACCAGTTCAGCAAGTACAAGGATTTTTATATGAAAATCAATCACATCACTTGACTATAACTACCAACATTCCGCAAATTGGTAAACATCGATATGGTTTTGGCAATGTAGTTGAAGTACGAACTGATTTGGGTGTATTTGTAGATATTGGCTTAAAGGATAAAGATATTGTAGTATCTTTAGATGATTTACCAGAAATGAAATCTCTCTGGCCCAAAAAAGGTGATCGTTTGTTTATTGCCATAAAAGTTGATCACAAGAATCGAATGTGGGGCCAATTAGCTGAAGGCGGCGTTTTTCAACAAATTAGCCGACGTCCACAAGCAAGTTTAAAAAATACGAATGTGACAGCAACAGTTTATCGCTTAAAACTTAGCGGAACTTTTGTCATCACGTCAGATTATTACTTGGGATTTATTCATCCTAGTGAACGTGATCGAGAACCACGTTTAGGTGAAGTGGTACAAGGACGTGTAATTGGGATGAGTTTTGATCATCTCAACCTTTCTTTAAAACCACGTTCATATGAAGAGATTACTCCGGATGCTGAAATGCTTTTGGCAGTTTTACAACATCAACCACAAGGAACTATTGGTTTTAACGATAAGAGTTCACCGGAAGATATTAAGCAATATTTTGGTATCAGCAAAGGCAACTTTAAACGTGCCGTAGGACACTTATTAAAAAAACGTTTAATTACTCAAGATGAAGAGGGACTTCATCTCGTTAAAAATGATTAA
- a CDS encoding DUF441 domain-containing protein, which translates to MESWLFLLIIFVIAILSKNQSLQIASVVVIIMKLIPHTKNLMQIIQNKGINWGVTVISVAILMPIALGQIGFKDLFNAFKSPAGYIAVLCGILVAVLSAKGVGLLSASPEMTVALVFGTILGVVLFKGIAAGPVIASGMTYCIITLLANFGIK; encoded by the coding sequence ATGGAAAGCTGGCTGTTTTTATTAATCATTTTTGTTATTGCGATTTTAAGTAAAAATCAATCCTTACAAATTGCTTCAGTAGTTGTCATTATTATGAAATTAATTCCCCATACTAAAAATTTAATGCAAATTATTCAAAATAAAGGTATTAACTGGGGAGTAACAGTAATTTCTGTTGCAATTTTAATGCCTATTGCGCTTGGACAAATTGGTTTTAAAGATTTGTTCAATGCTTTTAAAAGTCCAGCCGGTTATATTGCGGTATTATGCGGTATTTTAGTTGCAGTTTTATCAGCTAAGGGAGTAGGATTACTATCAGCAAGTCCAGAAATGACCGTAGCGTTAGTTTTTGGCACAATATTGGGAGTGGTGTTATTTAAAGGAATTGCTGCTGGGCCAGTAATTGCTTCCGGCATGACCTATTGTATAATAACGTTATTAGCTAATTTTGGAATTAAATAA